A single genomic interval of bacterium harbors:
- a CDS encoding NAD-dependent epimerase/dehydratase family protein codes for MAVLVTGGTGFIGAEVVRLLLARGEQVTAFDINPSTKLLQDVVEKVRVVKGDLGNFSHVLSVVKQCNPTAIYHLGGMLSVPSDADPQASFRANAMGTFHVLEAARLFDVEKVLFSSTIATYGLDIREAKIDDYTLQRPQLFYGCTKVFSELMGLFYRRKYGLDFRGVRYPSIVGPGVKTPGIVQYNAWVIEECAKGRPYVMYVRPDTRCPVMYFKDAARAIVMLGDAPRENIQMVNYVVAGPSPAASAQELVEMVKAKLPDARIQFQVDEEKQKIIDRLVLPLDDSLARKEWGWQPQYDQESIVEDFLKELRLHPERYE; via the coding sequence ATGGCAGTCTTGGTAACTGGTGGGACCGGATTCATAGGAGCCGAAGTGGTTCGTCTACTTTTGGCCAGAGGGGAGCAAGTCACAGCCTTTGACATCAATCCCTCGACGAAACTGCTCCAGGACGTTGTGGAAAAGGTGCGGGTGGTCAAGGGGGACCTTGGGAATTTCAGCCATGTCCTAAGCGTGGTCAAGCAATGCAATCCCACGGCCATATATCACCTGGGGGGCATGTTGTCGGTACCATCTGACGCAGATCCGCAGGCCTCATTCCGCGCCAATGCCATGGGCACATTCCATGTATTGGAGGCGGCCAGGCTCTTCGATGTGGAGAAGGTCCTGTTTTCAAGCACCATAGCCACCTATGGGCTGGACATCCGGGAGGCAAAGATAGACGATTACACCTTACAGAGGCCCCAGCTCTTCTATGGCTGTACCAAGGTCTTTTCCGAGCTAATGGGGCTTTTTTACAGACGCAAGTACGGTCTTGATTTCAGGGGAGTACGTTATCCTTCCATAGTAGGGCCAGGGGTCAAGACACCTGGTATCGTGCAATACAATGCATGGGTCATAGAGGAGTGCGCCAAAGGCAGGCCCTACGTGATGTACGTGAGGCCAGATACGCGCTGTCCGGTGATGTATTTCAAAGACGCTGCCAGAGCCATTGTGATGCTGGGGGATGCGCCCAGGGAGAACATTCAGATGGTGAACTACGTGGTGGCAGGTCCTAGCCCGGCGGCCAGCGCGCAGGAGCTGGTGGAAATGGTAAAGGCGAAGCTTCCAGATGCCAGGATTCAATTCCAGGTGGACGAGGAAAAACAGAAGATAATAGACAGGCTCGTTCTACCTTTGGATGACAGCCTGGCGCGAAAGGAATGGGGCTGGCAGCCTCAGTATGATCAGGAAAGTATAGTGGAGGATTTCCTGAAGGAACTGCGTTTGCACCCAGAACGCTACGAGTGA
- a CDS encoding 3-hydroxyacyl-CoA dehydrogenase family protein, with product MKLEDVKRVSVLGAGIMGHGIAQAFLMGGYPVGLYDISEAVLKTARSHIKENMQMFAQEGLLESGAVEPAMERLLTTTQLARAVEGADFIVEAAPEDLSLKQELFAQVESLCPSQAIIATNTSSLTLSAIGQKVKDKERLVVTHWFNPPHIVPTVEVVRGPKTTDETMEVAVGLLQRIRKMPVRIQKELPGFIVNRIQTALIREVWDLYARGIASAEDIDKAVKGSIGFRLASIGPLLTADLGGLDLWVRVYDNLVPEICSSTEVPNVVRELISQGHLGIKSGKGFYDYAVDFSKAELDEAIRRRDKEFLRRLKELYWKD from the coding sequence ATGAAGCTGGAAGATGTGAAGAGGGTATCTGTGCTGGGTGCCGGGATCATGGGCCATGGCATTGCCCAGGCCTTCCTGATGGGAGGATATCCCGTTGGCCTTTATGACATAAGTGAGGCCGTGTTGAAGACGGCTCGTTCTCACATCAAAGAGAACATGCAGATGTTCGCCCAGGAGGGACTTCTTGAGTCAGGGGCCGTGGAGCCGGCCATGGAGAGACTTCTTACCACCACACAACTGGCTCGGGCAGTTGAGGGGGCAGACTTCATCGTGGAGGCGGCTCCAGAGGATCTGAGCCTGAAGCAGGAGCTCTTCGCCCAGGTGGAGAGTCTTTGCCCTTCCCAGGCCATAATAGCCACTAACACTTCTTCTCTTACCCTCTCGGCCATAGGCCAAAAGGTCAAAGACAAAGAAAGGCTGGTTGTGACTCACTGGTTCAATCCTCCTCACATAGTGCCTACTGTGGAGGTGGTGCGAGGGCCCAAGACCACTGATGAAACCATGGAGGTGGCAGTGGGACTCTTACAGAGGATCCGTAAGATGCCTGTGAGGATCCAAAAGGAGCTTCCCGGCTTCATAGTCAACAGAATTCAAACCGCCCTTATCAGGGAAGTGTGGGATCTCTACGCCAGGGGTATTGCCAGTGCAGAAGACATAGACAAGGCTGTCAAAGGCAGTATTGGGTTCAGGCTGGCCAGCATAGGTCCTCTTCTCACGGCAGACCTGGGGGGCCTGGATCTCTGGGTGAGGGTCTACGATAACCTTGTACCAGAGATCTGCAGTTCCACAGAGGTTCCCAATGTGGTGCGGGAACTCATCTCCCAAGGGCATTTGGGCATCAAGTCAGGCAAAGGTTTCTATGACTATGCTGTGGATTTTTCCAAGGCAGAGCTGGATGAGGCCATCCGAAGGAGGGACAAGGAGTTTTTGAGGAGACTCAAGGAACTCTACTGGAAGGACTGA
- a CDS encoding 3-keto-5-aminohexanoate cleavage protein, translated as MSKAIITAAITGSIHTPSMTPYLPITPKQIADEAVRAWEAGAAVAHIHVRDPETGAPSPSLELFGEVLTEVKSRCNIILCTTTGGGLGMTAEQRVGVVRRFRPELASFNFGSLNFALFPILQKIKEWKHPWEPQYLAMTEDLIFPNTFKTMREFCGFFKESQTKPEIEIYDVGMINNLAFMIQAGHIQKPVYLQFVMGILGGIPATVENLVFLYQTAKNLIGDFQWSVCAAGRNQMPMCTAALVMGGNARVGLEDSLYVEKGRMAKSNAEQVEKIVRIARELGIEPATPDEARQILGLKGLDKVSY; from the coding sequence ATGTCCAAGGCAATCATAACAGCAGCCATCACAGGTAGCATCCACACCCCCAGCATGACCCCTTATCTGCCCATAACCCCCAAGCAGATAGCCGATGAGGCGGTAAGGGCATGGGAGGCTGGGGCAGCGGTGGCTCACATCCATGTCAGGGATCCTGAAACCGGGGCTCCCTCACCCTCTCTGGAGCTTTTTGGTGAGGTGCTGACCGAGGTGAAATCCCGCTGCAACATTATCCTTTGCACCACCACTGGTGGGGGCCTCGGCATGACCGCCGAGCAGAGGGTTGGGGTGGTAAGGAGATTCAGGCCAGAGCTTGCGTCTTTCAATTTCGGATCTCTTAACTTCGCCCTTTTCCCAATACTTCAGAAGATCAAAGAGTGGAAGCACCCCTGGGAGCCCCAGTATCTGGCAATGACCGAGGATCTGATCTTTCCCAACACCTTCAAGACCATGAGGGAGTTCTGCGGGTTTTTCAAGGAATCTCAGACCAAGCCTGAAATAGAGATCTACGACGTGGGAATGATAAACAACCTGGCCTTCATGATCCAGGCTGGCCATATTCAAAAGCCCGTTTACCTGCAATTTGTCATGGGGATCTTGGGCGGGATTCCAGCCACAGTGGAGAACCTGGTGTTCCTTTATCAGACGGCCAAGAACCTCATAGGGGATTTTCAATGGTCGGTTTGTGCGGCGGGCCGTAATCAGATGCCCATGTGTACTGCTGCCTTGGTAATGGGCGGAAATGCCAGAGTGGGGCTCGAAGACAGCCTCTACGTGGAAAAGGGCCGCATGGCCAAGAGCAATGCCGAGCAGGTGGAAAAGATCGTCAGAATCGCCCGTGAGCTGGGCATTGAGCCCGCCACACCTGATGAAGCCAGACAGATCCTGGGACTCAAGGGGTTGGACAAGGTGAGCTATTAG